The Hymenobacter swuensis DY53 genome includes the window CCTGACCATCGGCGCAGCCGGGGCATATGCTCCGGCTGTTGCTGTTTTATAGACACCCACTTGCCGCTCCCGCCCCAGAGCAGCTGCGTGAACACACCCCGTTGATTTGAGCCGTATGTCGGAGCCGGAAGAAGACCAGGAGTACCTTGCCCAACCGCCAGTTCCGGTAGCTGCGGCGGCTGTTGAGGAGGAAGACGATGAGGAGCGTGGCGACGAACTGTATGAGCATCACCGCATCACGGCCAACCGTAAGCAAGAACTGTTGCGGCTGGATAAGTTTCTGCTAAACCGGCTGCACAGTAGCTCTCGCACCCGAATTCAGAACGCCATCAAGGCCGAAGCGGTGCAGGTGAACGACCGGCCGGTAAAGTCGAACTATCGGGTAAAACCCTTTGATGTCATCACCATCACGCTACCCGAGCCACCCCAGGAGTTCAAGGTCATGCCTGAACCTATGGACCTGGATATTCGCTACGAGGACGCCGAACTATTGCTGGTGAATAAGCCCGCCGGTATGGTGGTGCATCCGGCTTTCGGCCACTGGAGCGGCACGCTGGTCAATGGTTTAGCGCATCACCTGCAGGGCCTGCCTACGGGCCGCAACGGCGAGGTGCGCCCAGGACTGGTTCACCGTATCGATAAGGATACGTCAGGGCTGCTCGTCATTGGGAAGTCGGAGTATGCCATGACGCACCTTTCCAACCAGTTTTTTCACCACACCATCGAGCGAACCTACTTGGCGCTAGTATGGGGAGTTCCCAAGGAAACGGAAGGCATCATCCGTACGCATATTGGTCGCAGCCTCAAGGACCGGAAGGTGCAGACCGTATTTCCGGAGGGCGACCAAGGTCGGCACGCCGTGACGCACTACAAAGTGCTGCGTACGTTCGGGAAGGTGACCCTGGTACAATGCAACCTTGAAACTGGGCGTACCCACCAGATCAGGGTTCATATGAAGCACATCGGCCATCCGTTGTTCGGGGACGCTACCTATGGCGGCGACCGTATCGTATACGGGCAGCGCACGGGGGCTTACAAAATTTTTGCGGAGAAAACATTAGAGCTAATGCCCCGGCAGGCTTTGCATGCCAAGTCATTGGGGTTTGAGCACCCTGTTTCGCGTGAGCATCTGCAGTTTGAGGTAGAATTGCCGGCCGATTTCGTGGAGCTGCTGGCCCGATGGGAGCAGTATGCCGCCGAGAACGAATAAGCTCCTTGCATAACTTTGAAACGTAAAAAGGGCCGCTACGATTAGTAGCGGCCCTTTTTACGTTATTCTGAAGAAGCGGCAGTTATTTGCGCTTCACGGGAGCTTTGGCCGGGGCTTTAGCGGGCTTGGTAATTTCGCTCACAGCCGTTTTGGCCTGCTGGTCATTAGGGTCCAGCGTCAGCGCTTGCTGCCAGTAGGGCAGAGCAGCGGTTTTGTCGCCTTTCTGGTAGTAATAGTAGCCCAAGTACTTGTTTGCCTCAATCAGGCCCGACTTGTACTTGGTTGCATCTTCAGCGGCCGTAGCTACTTTGATGTACTGCTCATAATACGGTTTGGCCAGACCCTGCTTTGAATCCTTATCCATGTTTGCATTGGCACGAGCGCGCATCTGGTAGCCAGGGATGTAGGTCGGGCGCTCAGTTACTACCAAGCTGTATAGGCTGTCAGCTTGTGCGTACTGGCTGTTAAGCTCGTAAGCACGGCCGAGATATACTTTATCCGTAAGCTCACCGCCTTTGTTGGCTGCCATTCGCTGCTTCAGCACCGTGATGGCACTGGGGTAGTCTTTAGCCGCCAGGTAAGCTTGAGCCAACTCATTCTGCAGTTCAGCCGCTTTCTTGGGGTCAGCATCAATGGCTTTCTTGATGATAGCCGCGCCTTCTGTCGTTTTGCCGCCTTTGATGAGCATCTTACCGTAGTACACGTTGTCTTCGGTAATCACCTTATTCTCAGCCTGAGCTACCTGCAGGTATTTCTGCATAGCGGCCAATGCCTCGTCGTTTTTGCCGGTTTCGTACAGGCTGTAAGCCCGCAGGCGATTCATGGTGAGGTTGTTAGGCTCTTTAGCCAGAACTTTATCCACCTCTGCCAGTGCCTCGGGGTACTTCTTGGTTAGGTACAGGAATGAAGCGTACTTGGCATCCGTCGTCGAAGACTTTTCGGCCAGCGAAGAGTACTTCTGGAACTGCGCCAGCGCATCGTCGTAGCGGCCGGCGAAGTAATAGGTTTCCGCCAAGGCATTGTAGGCCGGAGCATAGTTAGCATCCAGACTGATGGCCTTGTCGAAGTTGGTTTTGGCTTCGTTATACGAGCGGGCGCGCATGTTCAACTGGCCTTTGCGCACATAAGCCTGCACGTTGTTGGGGTCAGCCAGCGAGGCGCGCTCGTAGCTGTTCATGGCTTCGCCGCCACCGGTTTCGCTTTTCAGGTAAAGGTCGCCCCGGGCAATCATCAGAGCCGGATCGTCCTTGCCTTTGGCTAGCTTCTCGCCGGCACTCACGTAGGTAAGGGCTTTAGTGGCGTCTTTTACGTTCGATTCCGCGTAGGCCTGCGCAATCATCGTGTATACCTTGGCATCTTTCCCTTTCGAGGCCTTCACCGCGTTGTCGAACTGAATTTCAGCTTCGGCAGTCTTGCCCTGGGCCAGCGCGGCGCGGCCGGCGGCTACCATGGTCATGGGGTCTTTCTGGTTCAGAGAAACCTTGTTGAAATAAAACGCGGCCGAATCCGGCATGTCGCGCATCTGATACAGCCGACCCAACTCAAACGCGGTTTCGTTCGATTGGGGGGCACGCAGCAAAGCAGCACGGGCTTCGCCGTAACGCTCCAGCTCAATAGCTTTCTGAGTGCTGGTGGTCTGAGCAAGAGCGGCCGAACCGGTAACAGACAAAGCAGCGAGGAGCGTGAGCTTCCAGGGCTTAAGATTCATGAGCAAAAGATTTGGTGAAAAGACTTGGGAAGGAAGAGAAAACAGCATTAGTTGGGCTTTACCTCAATCATGCGTACCTGGCCGGTGGCGGGCATAAGGCCTGCTTTCAGCATGATGAGCTGCCCCTTGTTGCCTGCCAGAAAGGATGCAAAACCGGTGCCAAGTCCGGCCCGTGCTTCCCGGCTGATAACATACAGCTCCCGGCGCAGCGGATACGTCTTCTGGGCCAGGTATGCCTGATAAGGTTGAACGTAATCAGATGGAACCGAGCCACTGGCTTTCGGACTGATACCAGCTACCCGCACGCGGCTCAGAAACTTCGGAACCTTGGGGTCGTCCCGGTCACTTATCCAGTTTACCCCAATTACCCCAATAGCATTGGGATGAGTAGCAACGTAATCCAACAGGGCCGGGTTCGATTTAGAGGCAAAAACTCCTTTGGTAAGGGCCCCGCCTCGGGTTACCGAATCCTGCACGAAACGGGCCGTACTGGAGTTGTTGTTATCGAATACCGCCGTAATGGCACCCAGCTTATTATTCGCGCTGAGTTGGCTCCACTGCGTCAGCTTACCCGCAAAAATGCCCTGTAGCTGCGCAACAGTTAGCAAAGAGTCGGCATTGCTCGGATGTACGATAATGGCTACACCATCAACCCCGATACGAATGGTGCGTGGCTCCAGCTTCTGGCGCTGGAACGTGGCCCGTTCGTCGGCAGTCAGGTCGCGTGAGACAATGGCGAGGCGTATGCTGTCCTTAAGGAAGGCCTGCATTACGTCCAGCTCCGGGTTGTACTGTGCCTGAATGTGGGCACTGGGATAGAGCTTCTGGAATGTGTCTACCTGTGACGTCAGAATAGGAGCAAACGTCTCGTCCACGCCAATCTGGATAGTGCCGCTGCTGGTTGTATCCAACTCCTGCTGGCTGCCGGACGAGTTACTACCACAACCGGCCAATAAGGAGCCACACAGCAAACCCGCCCCGATACCCCAAAAATTACTGCGCTTCATCCTGATTTTTTTTGAAATGTTGCTGGTAGGTGCGGACAAATCTAATGATTCCGTAAAAAACGAAGACAGCAGCCAGTAAGCGTCGTGGTGTATCGGTAAGGCCAAACAGACCAGCCGGGGAAAACCATAAGAATATCCCCACGCAGGCATACAGAGCCGACATGATTAAAGTAAAGTAGCGCACCACAGTTGGTTGGCTTCGGTTGCCTAACCGTTCATCGGTGGTCGGACGTTCAGGAATCATAGTAGGTGAAAAAGCAGGTTACTACCTTCTAAACGTGAAAACAGCACGCTTTTGTTCGAT containing:
- a CDS encoding RluA family pseudouridine synthase, translating into MSEPEEDQEYLAQPPVPVAAAAVEEEDDEERGDELYEHHRITANRKQELLRLDKFLLNRLHSSSRTRIQNAIKAEAVQVNDRPVKSNYRVKPFDVITITLPEPPQEFKVMPEPMDLDIRYEDAELLLVNKPAGMVVHPAFGHWSGTLVNGLAHHLQGLPTGRNGEVRPGLVHRIDKDTSGLLVIGKSEYAMTHLSNQFFHHTIERTYLALVWGVPKETEGIIRTHIGRSLKDRKVQTVFPEGDQGRHAVTHYKVLRTFGKVTLVQCNLETGRTHQIRVHMKHIGHPLFGDATYGGDRIVYGQRTGAYKIFAEKTLELMPRQALHAKSLGFEHPVSREHLQFEVELPADFVELLARWEQYAAENE
- a CDS encoding PstS family phosphate ABC transporter substrate-binding protein, giving the protein MKRSNFWGIGAGLLCGSLLAGCGSNSSGSQQELDTTSSGTIQIGVDETFAPILTSQVDTFQKLYPSAHIQAQYNPELDVMQAFLKDSIRLAIVSRDLTADERATFQRQKLEPRTIRIGVDGVAIIVHPSNADSLLTVAQLQGIFAGKLTQWSQLSANNKLGAITAVFDNNNSSTARFVQDSVTRGGALTKGVFASKSNPALLDYVATHPNAIGVIGVNWISDRDDPKVPKFLSRVRVAGISPKASGSVPSDYVQPYQAYLAQKTYPLRRELYVISREARAGLGTGFASFLAGNKGQLIMLKAGLMPATGQVRMIEVKPN
- a CDS encoding tetratricopeptide repeat protein; its protein translation is MNLKPWKLTLLAALSVTGSAALAQTTSTQKAIELERYGEARAALLRAPQSNETAFELGRLYQMRDMPDSAAFYFNKVSLNQKDPMTMVAAGRAALAQGKTAEAEIQFDNAVKASKGKDAKVYTMIAQAYAESNVKDATKALTYVSAGEKLAKGKDDPALMIARGDLYLKSETGGGEAMNSYERASLADPNNVQAYVRKGQLNMRARSYNEAKTNFDKAISLDANYAPAYNALAETYYFAGRYDDALAQFQKYSSLAEKSSTTDAKYASFLYLTKKYPEALAEVDKVLAKEPNNLTMNRLRAYSLYETGKNDEALAAMQKYLQVAQAENKVITEDNVYYGKMLIKGGKTTEGAAIIKKAIDADPKKAAELQNELAQAYLAAKDYPSAITVLKQRMAANKGGELTDKVYLGRAYELNSQYAQADSLYSLVVTERPTYIPGYQMRARANANMDKDSKQGLAKPYYEQYIKVATAAEDATKYKSGLIEANKYLGYYYYQKGDKTAALPYWQQALTLDPNDQQAKTAVSEITKPAKAPAKAPVKRK